The proteins below are encoded in one region of Aequorivita iocasae:
- a CDS encoding galactose-binding domain-containing protein, translated as MKPINETLAYIISPPSFNVKFGIAFVTAILFQFTGIAQQQWTPLDPSNIAQLKPTKQSSVHNGGAANRAVDGNTDGNWGAISVTHTQGEDSPWWEVNLLAKYKISSITIYNRTDCCPERLKNFTIRVSDQPFSGNYGGEVFGQEPQWFQGNKTFSGNMIGQYIRIHLNGRDALSLAEVVVRGEPVLVLNDGVWTEPAVGKDENLALGKKTRQSSTHEFGVSNRANDGVTEGHWGNGSVTHTQGESRPFWEVDLGKKFLVDEVKLYNRTDSYSDRLNNFNIWVTNRPFDQTTGRIVPFAEEPTNFLPETNKSYTGKKVGRYVRVQLKNSNALTLAEVKVFGTEIGDLSQGEAESNVLYKVSIFRNVTPIENSIKSSITTSVSEGMDFNRTVSAEDQKHWSLSTTAKAAVNYAIVSFELEVTAAGGGTTTNREENSQSNNVTQSTEQNTEISQMVPGGCTRYEFHKFIINQAPVNYKFNGKNYSWFKINEQAKPVGDITVMVFPNDVKPDLKATDDNWVTASNYERVLQSHPNYVQAE; from the coding sequence ATGAAACCAATTAATGAAACTTTAGCTTACATTATATCACCACCATCATTTAATGTAAAATTTGGGATAGCTTTTGTTACCGCAATACTGTTTCAATTTACAGGTATTGCCCAACAACAATGGACCCCTTTGGATCCCAGTAATATTGCCCAATTAAAACCTACCAAACAAAGCAGTGTTCATAATGGTGGAGCCGCAAACCGAGCCGTAGATGGCAATACGGACGGCAATTGGGGCGCCATAAGTGTAACGCATACCCAAGGAGAGGACAGCCCGTGGTGGGAAGTAAATCTACTCGCAAAATATAAGATTTCTTCTATTACCATATATAATCGTACAGATTGTTGCCCAGAACGGCTGAAAAATTTTACAATCAGAGTTTCGGACCAACCCTTTAGCGGAAACTACGGCGGTGAAGTTTTTGGCCAAGAACCCCAATGGTTTCAAGGAAATAAAACTTTCTCTGGCAACATGATAGGCCAATACATTCGCATACATTTAAACGGTCGAGATGCATTAAGTTTGGCTGAAGTAGTTGTAAGGGGCGAACCCGTGCTAGTACTAAATGATGGCGTGTGGACTGAACCTGCAGTCGGCAAAGATGAAAACCTTGCCCTTGGCAAAAAAACAAGACAATCGAGCACCCATGAATTCGGAGTTTCCAATAGAGCAAATGATGGCGTTACCGAAGGCCATTGGGGAAATGGCTCTGTAACCCATACCCAAGGGGAGTCAAGACCTTTTTGGGAAGTAGATTTAGGCAAGAAATTTCTTGTAGATGAAGTTAAGCTTTACAATCGTACCGATTCCTATAGTGACAGATTAAATAATTTTAATATTTGGGTCACCAACAGACCGTTCGACCAAACTACGGGTCGTATAGTCCCTTTTGCTGAAGAGCCCACAAACTTTCTTCCCGAAACAAATAAATCATATACAGGCAAAAAAGTAGGACGTTATGTTCGTGTTCAGCTTAAAAATTCGAACGCCCTTACTTTAGCCGAAGTAAAGGTCTTTGGAACAGAGATTGGCGATCTTAGTCAGGGCGAGGCAGAATCTAACGTATTGTATAAAGTTAGCATCTTCCGAAACGTCACTCCCATTGAAAACTCCATAAAATCATCCATTACCACCAGTGTCTCTGAAGGAATGGATTTTAACAGAACCGTAAGTGCTGAGGATCAAAAACATTGGTCATTATCTACTACGGCCAAAGCAGCGGTAAATTACGCAATTGTCTCCTTCGAACTTGAGGTGACCGCTGCCGGCGGGGGCACCACTACCAACCGCGAGGAGAATTCACAAAGCAATAACGTAACCCAATCTACGGAGCAAAATACGGAGATTTCTCAAATGGTACCCGGCGGATGCACCCGCTATGAATTTCATAAATTCATCATTAATCAAGCGCCCGTAAACTATAAATTCAATGGAAAAAATTATTCATGGTTCAAAATTAATGAGCAGGCCAAACCTGTGGGAGATATAACGGTGATGGTTTTTCCCAATGATGTAAAGCCAGACTTAAAAGCTACTGATGATAATTGGGTGACAGCTTCTAATTATGAAAGAGTGCTACAAAGCCATCCAAACTATGTTCAAGCAGAATAA
- a CDS encoding ester cyclase, whose protein sequence is MKKLLFLGLAIVLSTTACQQQEKRYTQQSPEIDTYKKVIDAYEKQDWEAMASHYADTAKIMNNVEEKDGQTLAQLVQMNKDDASLFSSWDYVDGESEYEMVVTDKGKTYVNFWGLWKGTLAANNKTYTIPTHITAQFVDGKVVKEFGYWDLSKIMLDMQAMQQAEAPVVNDTIK, encoded by the coding sequence ATGAAAAAACTACTCTTTTTAGGACTTGCAATAGTCCTTTCAACAACAGCTTGTCAACAACAGGAAAAACGCTACACCCAACAATCCCCGGAAATTGACACTTATAAAAAAGTGATTGATGCTTACGAAAAACAAGACTGGGAGGCCATGGCCAGCCATTATGCAGACACTGCAAAAATAATGAACAATGTGGAAGAAAAAGATGGTCAAACACTAGCCCAACTGGTGCAAATGAATAAAGACGACGCTTCGCTCTTCTCAAGCTGGGATTATGTAGACGGAGAATCTGAATACGAAATGGTAGTGACCGATAAAGGCAAAACCTACGTAAACTTTTGGGGCCTTTGGAAAGGAACGCTCGCCGCAAATAACAAGACCTATACCATTCCTACACATATTACTGCCCAGTTTGTGGATGGCAAAGTGGTGAAGGAGTTTGGATATTGGGATTTATCAAAAATAATGCTGGATATGCAAGCCATGCAGCAGGCAGAAGCGCCCGTAGTAAACGATACAATCAAATAA
- the ahr gene encoding NADPH-dependent aldehyde reductase Ahr, whose translation MKVNGYAAIEPKAELTPYSYELGPIGSEQVDIKVSYCGICHSDLSMINNDWGMTQYPLVPGHEIIGEVIATGNAVKNVKVGDKVGLGWQSGSCMSCDQCMEGHHHLCAQGEATIVGRNGGFADYVRGHWSWSIPLPDAIDMSKAGPLFCGGITVFNPILLAGVKPTDKVGVIGIGGLGHMAIKFLKHWGCEVIAFSSNPNKKEEILKMGASRVINSKAPEEIESITGKLNFILNTTNVTLDWNSYLTALAPKGKFHTVGAVLEPMEIPAFSLVMGEKTVGGSPIGSPALTKTMLDFCVRHKIYPDVEEFPMARVNDAIEHLEKGKARFRIVLKN comes from the coding sequence ATGAAAGTGAACGGATACGCGGCCATTGAGCCCAAAGCAGAATTAACGCCTTATTCCTACGAATTGGGACCCATAGGTTCGGAACAAGTAGATATTAAGGTTTCCTATTGTGGTATTTGCCATTCAGACTTAAGCATGATAAATAATGATTGGGGAATGACACAATATCCACTCGTTCCTGGCCATGAAATAATAGGAGAAGTAATCGCTACGGGTAATGCGGTTAAAAATGTAAAAGTGGGCGATAAAGTAGGATTGGGATGGCAGTCTGGGTCGTGTATGAGCTGTGATCAATGCATGGAGGGTCATCATCATCTCTGCGCTCAAGGCGAAGCTACTATTGTAGGTAGAAACGGGGGGTTTGCCGACTATGTTCGTGGGCATTGGTCCTGGTCTATTCCACTTCCGGATGCTATTGATATGAGTAAAGCTGGACCTCTATTTTGTGGAGGAATTACTGTTTTCAATCCAATACTATTAGCTGGAGTTAAACCAACGGATAAGGTGGGTGTAATAGGAATAGGTGGGTTAGGACATATGGCTATCAAGTTTCTAAAACATTGGGGCTGCGAAGTAATCGCGTTTAGTTCAAACCCGAATAAAAAGGAAGAAATATTGAAGATGGGCGCCAGTCGGGTTATTAATTCTAAAGCTCCTGAAGAAATAGAAAGCATTACGGGCAAACTAAATTTCATTTTAAATACCACCAATGTAACCTTGGATTGGAACTCATATTTGACAGCATTGGCACCAAAAGGAAAATTCCATACGGTAGGAGCTGTTTTGGAACCGATGGAAATACCGGCATTCAGTTTAGTTATGGGAGAAAAAACAGTGGGAGGAAGCCCCATAGGCAGCCCTGCTTTAACTAAAACCATGCTTGATTTTTGTGTAAGACACAAGATTTATCCAGATGTTGAGGAATTCCCCATGGCAAGGGTAAATGATGCAATTGAACACTTAGAAAAGGGTAAAGCTCGATTTAGAATAGTATTAAAAAATTAA
- a CDS encoding NAD-dependent epimerase/dehydratase family protein: protein MKTVGIIGGSGFIGSYITKKFLEEGYSVKVSVTDIKKSEKYQHLFNLENSDNLNISALKVEDLETLKDFISDCEVVIHGGTPFQLDVKDPQTELFDPTLTGTENFLEAIQQAPMIEKVIFIASVAAYNTNFPLPAEGKKPTDTFSEKDTPFMSEESHPYAQAKFIANQTVEKFIQENPRLSFEIISVSPVGVMGKSLSNREDSTSTGLQFLFKNKIAPNPFVQMLYDTNAEMAVVDVNDVAEAVFKASTTTGLHGKNYLLSSESYPVSDMSLMLNHQAPKNKGSVIYKNTLAMNDLGIKFRPVQETLNNYSQ, encoded by the coding sequence ATGAAAACTGTAGGTATCATAGGTGGTTCAGGCTTTATAGGAAGTTATATAACCAAGAAATTTCTGGAAGAAGGGTACAGTGTAAAAGTATCGGTAACCGACATTAAAAAGAGCGAAAAATATCAACATCTTTTCAATCTTGAAAACTCAGATAACCTCAATATCAGCGCACTGAAAGTAGAAGATTTAGAAACTTTGAAAGATTTCATCAGCGACTGCGAAGTTGTAATACACGGAGGAACCCCTTTTCAGCTAGACGTGAAAGATCCACAAACAGAACTTTTTGACCCAACCTTAACAGGTACCGAGAATTTTCTGGAAGCCATACAGCAAGCCCCAATGATTGAGAAGGTCATTTTTATAGCTTCTGTTGCGGCTTATAATACCAATTTTCCATTGCCTGCAGAAGGTAAAAAACCTACTGACACCTTCAGCGAAAAAGATACTCCTTTTATGAGTGAAGAAAGTCATCCATATGCACAGGCTAAGTTCATCGCCAACCAGACGGTGGAAAAATTCATACAAGAAAACCCAAGGCTTTCCTTTGAAATAATTTCGGTCTCCCCTGTGGGTGTCATGGGAAAATCGCTTTCAAATAGAGAAGATTCCACTTCAACCGGCTTACAGTTTCTTTTCAAAAACAAAATAGCGCCCAATCCATTTGTACAAATGCTTTATGACACAAACGCAGAAATGGCCGTAGTAGATGTTAACGATGTTGCGGAAGCAGTTTTTAAAGCTTCAACAACTACTGGACTGCACGGCAAAAATTATTTATTGAGCAGCGAAAGCTATCCAGTGAGCGATATGAGCCTAATGCTAAACCATCAAGCCCCAAAAAACAAAGGCAGCGTAATTTACAAAAACACACTGGCCATGAACGATTTGGGAATAAAATTCAGGCCCGTTCAGGAAACTTTAAACAATTATTCACAGTAA
- a CDS encoding nuclear transport factor 2-like protein, which yields MKTIKTTALSVMMLIAFISTAQKKNGTIYVEHPAITTVEAMTQAFVKGDTQKVASYLADDFKAYNGTSIDPNDKGQDKESFSNAAKGWNDALDYFSISRSPGAYPDALEYKDDNQKDVMWVQTWEDMKGVHKKTGVKINQPMHRLFIVNKNNKIQTIITYSNANIGSEIRQSFSDRKNGTIYNHHENINTVRKMMYAIEFNDWDKVYSFYDKDVEFVDSSSPTMKSISLAEQKAIDKQILEKYDVSSIDMVGYPDYLHYEMGDIGVVLSWWNINFIRKADKKAITMPIHYQMNFNEEGKITSETAYYNPKLLD from the coding sequence ATGAAAACAATTAAAACTACAGCCCTATCGGTGATGATGCTTATTGCATTTATTTCCACAGCACAAAAAAAGAACGGAACTATTTACGTAGAACATCCGGCAATTACCACAGTGGAGGCTATGACACAAGCATTTGTGAAAGGCGACACCCAAAAAGTTGCAAGCTATCTGGCCGATGATTTTAAGGCCTATAACGGTACTAGCATAGACCCAAACGATAAAGGACAGGATAAAGAAAGTTTTTCAAATGCTGCAAAAGGCTGGAATGACGCCCTTGACTATTTTTCAATCAGCCGTTCCCCAGGAGCTTATCCTGACGCTCTGGAATATAAAGATGACAACCAAAAAGATGTGATGTGGGTACAGACCTGGGAAGACATGAAAGGCGTGCACAAAAAAACAGGAGTCAAGATAAACCAGCCTATGCACCGCTTGTTTATTGTTAATAAAAACAATAAAATACAAACCATTATAACCTATAGCAACGCCAATATTGGTTCAGAAATTCGCCAAAGTTTTAGCGACAGAAAGAATGGAACCATTTATAACCATCACGAAAACATAAATACAGTTCGTAAAATGATGTATGCTATAGAATTCAATGATTGGGATAAAGTATACAGTTTTTATGATAAGGATGTAGAGTTTGTAGATTCCAGTTCACCTACTATGAAAAGCATTTCCTTAGCAGAACAAAAAGCAATAGACAAACAGATTTTAGAGAAATATGATGTTTCCAGTATAGACATGGTAGGCTATCCAGACTATTTACATTATGAAATGGGTGATATTGGGGTAGTTCTTTCTTGGTGGAATATAAATTTTATCCGCAAGGCTGACAAAAAAGCCATCACCATGCCAATTCACTATCAAATGAATTTCAATGAGGAGGGCAAGATAACTTCCGAAACTGCCTACTACAACCCAAAACTATTGGATTAA
- a CDS encoding DUF1330 domain-containing protein translates to MDTKLITLLIILFTGVFCAQAQSNDPHANHDSAITGIPSEKILMVLDITVKDSLQYQQYRLKAEPLIEQFGGIYLVRSGGMEFDSDPARKVTPVEGNWNPNRFIILQWESMEQLQNFASSEEYKAVAKLRENSASTKSIIVKKYQ, encoded by the coding sequence ATGGACACAAAATTAATTACTCTTCTAATCATTCTTTTTACGGGCGTCTTTTGTGCACAGGCTCAAAGCAACGATCCGCATGCCAACCATGATTCTGCCATAACTGGAATTCCTTCGGAAAAAATTTTAATGGTTTTGGATATTACGGTGAAGGATTCCCTTCAATACCAGCAGTATCGATTAAAAGCGGAACCGCTTATAGAGCAATTTGGCGGCATCTATTTGGTGCGCTCTGGCGGAATGGAATTTGATTCAGACCCAGCCCGAAAGGTAACACCTGTAGAGGGAAACTGGAACCCAAACCGGTTTATAATCCTGCAATGGGAATCCATGGAACAACTTCAGAATTTTGCTTCCTCGGAAGAATATAAAGCCGTGGCAAAATTGCGGGAGAATTCAGCTTCAACCAAGTCGATTATCGTGAAGAAATATCAATAA
- a CDS encoding RidA family protein: MKNTQPFIILLTFLAIILSTGCNEKPKAETTAEKPKTTEVAVANETPDYFLLRPEVEKAYGYSHAVKIGNDIKISGAVSMDDEGNPTAVGDLEQQMKNCYADIEKILNHYGCTFDDVIVENVITTNMSKFLEVAAYRAEIYKNHFPTGSWLGVKELALPEFMIEIELEVHKGIRH; the protein is encoded by the coding sequence ATGAAAAACACACAACCTTTCATAATATTATTAACATTTTTAGCCATCATTTTAAGCACAGGTTGTAATGAAAAACCGAAAGCTGAAACAACTGCAGAAAAACCGAAAACCACTGAAGTAGCTGTTGCAAATGAAACTCCAGACTACTTTCTACTGCGTCCTGAAGTTGAGAAAGCCTACGGCTATTCGCACGCCGTAAAAATTGGTAACGATATAAAAATATCCGGGGCCGTCAGTATGGACGATGAAGGTAATCCCACCGCCGTGGGCGATCTGGAACAACAGATGAAAAACTGTTATGCCGATATAGAAAAAATTCTAAATCACTACGGTTGCACCTTTGACGATGTGATTGTGGAAAATGTAATCACCACAAATATGTCCAAATTTTTAGAAGTGGCCGCTTATAGGGCAGAAATCTATAAAAACCATTTCCCAACTGGATCGTGGCTTGGCGTAAAAGAATTGGCGCTTCCAGAATTTATGATTGAGATTGAGTTGGAAGTGCATAAAGGCATTAGGCATTAG
- a CDS encoding nuclear transport factor 2 family protein: protein MKIFKIHLFLITLFVIIGSAFSQEKNIVYKTGNPTDWPSELDAVIAAPKNHKILLENDKVRVLEVTLAPGEKEALHHHRWPSALYIQEAGDFIDYEGDGNVIFDSRQLPEPLPMPFTMYKEPEAPHSVVNLSKTKPIRLIRVEMKQGNTAQNIAIIEGLYKAFSAGDIPTVLAGLDPKIVWNEAEGNSLADGNPYIGPEAVLNGVFARIGAENEYFKLKDIELHNMDNNQVLATLRYEGKFKQTGKIYDVQAAHLWTLKNGKIVAFQQYVNTKKLAEAEKM from the coding sequence ATGAAAATATTTAAAATCCATCTTTTTTTAATAACGCTATTTGTGATAATAGGCAGTGCCTTTTCACAAGAAAAAAATATAGTGTACAAAACCGGTAATCCTACCGATTGGCCTTCCGAACTCGACGCAGTTATTGCAGCACCAAAAAACCATAAAATACTGTTGGAAAATGACAAGGTACGCGTGCTTGAAGTGACCTTGGCGCCGGGCGAAAAAGAGGCCCTGCACCACCACCGTTGGCCAAGTGCTTTATACATTCAAGAAGCAGGAGATTTTATTGATTACGAAGGTGATGGCAATGTAATTTTCGATTCACGTCAGCTCCCAGAACCATTACCCATGCCATTTACAATGTACAAAGAGCCAGAAGCTCCACATTCGGTAGTGAATTTGAGCAAAACGAAACCCATACGACTTATTCGGGTTGAAATGAAACAAGGGAATACAGCTCAAAACATTGCCATTATAGAGGGACTATACAAAGCTTTTTCGGCTGGCGATATTCCCACGGTACTTGCTGGATTGGATCCAAAAATAGTATGGAATGAAGCGGAGGGAAATTCGCTTGCAGACGGAAATCCATACATAGGTCCAGAGGCAGTGCTTAACGGTGTTTTTGCGCGTATTGGCGCAGAAAATGAATACTTCAAACTTAAGGATATTGAGTTGCACAATATGGACAACAACCAGGTTTTGGCAACGCTTCGGTATGAGGGAAAATTCAAACAAACCGGTAAAATATATGATGTACAAGCCGCACATCTTTGGACATTAAAAAATGGGAAAATAGTTGCTTTTCAGCAATATGTGAACACCAAAAAATTGGCAGAGGCAGAGAAAATGTAA
- a CDS encoding MFS transporter, with amino-acid sequence MAKETTIKKTRLGRALTDNALTRYITFSALYIAQGIPEGITYFAIPAWLAMNGKSAMEIAAYVGVIGIPWSFKIIIAPLMDRFTLLAMGRKRPWVIFGQLGLIISFLIIGFVPDPLNNLSALMTAGFFISFFGAFQDVATDGMAVDVIPENEQARANGLMWGTKTIGISSSLIIGTWLINNFGFSTAISSLSIAVATIMLFPIYFRERPGEKTMPWTNGKVSPDSKQTQLKSWKQIFRSLYKVVRLKSSLVFAFGIFAVGLMFGLIDTLLPIFSIQELGWTNSSFSNVFSITTVVGGFLGMFIGGYLVDYFGKIKMLSVYLSFLTILIAVFASLNNLWSNNIIIYAFILSYYTLYTFLCIAMFASAMHLCWKTVAATQFTLYMALSNMGRAAGAAMLGVLKTNFNWEIVFLVIALMPVIMVILIQFINFKKHRVAVDSFVILKHTVVAPHVIKD; translated from the coding sequence ATGGCAAAAGAAACTACAATAAAAAAAACAAGATTAGGAAGAGCGCTAACCGATAATGCCTTAACAAGGTACATTACCTTTTCGGCACTGTACATTGCACAGGGAATTCCAGAGGGTATCACCTATTTTGCAATACCTGCTTGGTTAGCAATGAACGGAAAATCTGCTATGGAAATCGCAGCGTATGTGGGAGTGATTGGAATTCCATGGAGTTTTAAAATTATCATTGCGCCTTTAATGGACCGTTTTACCTTGTTGGCAATGGGTAGAAAAAGGCCCTGGGTCATTTTCGGACAGCTTGGTTTAATTATAAGCTTTCTAATTATTGGATTTGTTCCAGATCCCTTGAACAATCTTTCCGCTTTAATGACTGCTGGCTTTTTCATCAGTTTTTTTGGAGCATTTCAGGACGTGGCAACGGATGGAATGGCTGTAGATGTAATTCCGGAAAACGAACAAGCAAGAGCCAATGGCCTGATGTGGGGAACCAAAACCATTGGCATTTCGTCTTCGTTGATTATAGGTACTTGGCTTATTAATAATTTTGGTTTTTCAACAGCTATTTCTTCCCTCTCCATCGCAGTCGCAACTATTATGCTTTTCCCAATTTATTTTAGGGAACGGCCTGGCGAAAAAACAATGCCATGGACAAATGGTAAAGTTTCGCCAGATTCAAAACAAACACAGTTGAAGAGCTGGAAGCAAATTTTTAGAAGCCTCTATAAAGTTGTAAGATTAAAGTCGAGCTTGGTGTTTGCCTTCGGGATATTTGCCGTAGGCTTGATGTTTGGGCTTATAGATACACTTTTACCTATTTTCAGCATACAGGAATTGGGGTGGACCAATTCTTCCTTTTCAAATGTATTCTCTATTACCACAGTGGTAGGAGGATTTTTGGGCATGTTTATTGGCGGTTATTTGGTAGATTATTTTGGGAAAATTAAAATGCTTTCGGTGTATTTAAGTTTCTTAACCATTCTTATTGCCGTATTTGCATCCCTAAATAATTTATGGAGCAATAATATAATTATTTATGCCTTCATCCTATCCTATTATACGCTATACACTTTTTTATGTATTGCAATGTTCGCCTCGGCCATGCATCTTTGCTGGAAAACGGTTGCAGCTACACAATTTACGCTTTATATGGCACTTTCAAACATGGGGCGTGCAGCCGGAGCTGCAATGTTGGGTGTCTTGAAAACTAATTTCAACTGGGAAATCGTCTTTCTTGTTATCGCCCTTATGCCCGTTATTATGGTAATTCTTATTCAGTTTATAAACTTCAAGAAACATCGTGTTGCCGTAGATAGCTTTGTTATTTTAAAACATACCGTAGTGGCGCCGC